One part of the Amphiprion ocellaris isolate individual 3 ecotype Okinawa chromosome 24, ASM2253959v1, whole genome shotgun sequence genome encodes these proteins:
- the LOC111581543 gene encoding putative ATP-dependent RNA helicase an3 — MSHVAVENAHGLEQQLAVLDLSAADGQGGGTNRRYIPPHLRNKDVSKNGNAFAAGRQGGYTIAPATNYGWDGGRNNFVNGYHDNRMTGNTFNRGPPRMERGRGGVGGGGYRGNRGGSFNPINPAQPMSFDAGGWNTAKDAYSSFGNNRGKSAFFNDRGNANRGRFEHGGFGGGGGGGNSRWVEESRDDGDWSKPTPRNERLEHELFSGSNTGINFEKYDDIPVEATGQNCPHHIESFQDVDMGEIVMGNIALSRYTRPTPVQKYAIPIVKSKRDLMACAQTGSGKTAAFLLPILSQIYADGPGEALNAAKASGQENGKFGRRKQYPISLVLAPTRELALQIYDEARKFSYRSRVRPCVVYGGADIGQQIRDLERGCHLLVATPGRLVDMMERGKIGLDYCNYLVLDEADRMLDMGFEPQIRRIVEQDTMPHKGIRQTMMFSATFPKEIQILARDFLEEYIFLAVGRVGSTSENITQKVVWVEESDKRSFLLDLLSATVIPSEVQDSTGDNIEKPGKDSLTLVFVETKKGADALEDFLYREGYACTSIHGDRSQRDREEALNQFRSGKCPILVATAVSTHKILVDAPKTLFHESGKTTHMYQFEHGGFGGGGGGGNSRWVEESRDDGDWSKPTPRNERLEHELFSGSNTGINFEKYDDIPVEATGQNCPHHIESVSCSCSLGIQQY, encoded by the exons ATGAGTCATGTGGCCGTCGAAAATGCCCACGGTCTAGAGCAGCAG CTCGCTGTCCTAGACTTGAGCGCTGCAGACGGACAAGGTGGAGGCACCAACA GGCGATATATTCCTCCACACTTACGGAACAAAGACGTTTCCAAAAATG GAAATGCCTTCGCTGCTGGACGACAGGGCGGCTACACCATCGCTCCTGCAACCAACT ACGGTTGGGACGGGGGACGCAACAACTTCGTCAACGGCTACCACGACAATCGCATGACCGGCAACACCTTCAACCGCGGGCCGCCTCGCATGGAGCGCGGCCGGGGCGGCGTCGGAGGAGGCGGTTACCGGGGCAACAGGGGGGGCTCCTTCAACCCCATCAACCCAGCGCAGCCAATGAGCTTTG ACGCAGGTGGCTGGAACACCGCCAAGGACGCCTATAGCAGCTTCGGCAATAACCGAGGGAAGTCGGCGTTCTTCAACGACAGAGGAAACGCTAACAGAGGGAG GTTCGAGCATGGTGGATTTggtggcggaggaggaggaggaaacagccgctgggtggaagAGTCCCGAGATGACGGAGACTGGTCCAAACCGACGCCACGCAACGAACGCCTTGAACA TGAGTTGTTCTCCGGCAGTAACACTGGCATTAACTTTGAGAAATACGACGACATTCCTGTTGAGGCTACAGGACAGAACTGTCCTCACCACATCGAGAGT TTCCAGGACGTGGACATGGGTGAGATCGTCATGGGGAACATCGCTTTGAGCCGCTACACCAGACCAACTCCTGTCCAGAAATATGCCATTCCTATCGTCAAGTCCAAGAGAGACCTCATGGCCTGTGCACAGACAG GTTCTGGGAAGACGGCGGCATTCCTGCTGCCAATCCTCAGCCAGATCTACGCTGATGGACCAGGAGAAGCTCTGAACGCAGCTAAAGCCTCTGGGCAG GAGAACGGAAAGTTCGGCCGTCGCAAGCAGTACCCCATCTCTCTGGTCCTGGCTCCGACCAGAGAACTGGCCCTGCAGATCTATGACGAAGCCAGGAAG TTTTCCTACCGCTCCAGAGTGCGTCCCTGCGTAGTTTACGGAGGAGCAGACATCGGCCAGCAGATCAGAGACCTGGAGAGAGGCTGCCATCTGCTGGTGGCCACACCTGGAAGActggtggacatgatggagagaGGCAAGATAGGACTGGACTACTGCAA CTacctggtcctggatgaggcgGATCGAATGCTGGACATGGGCTTTGAGCCGCAGATACGACGCATCGTTGAGCAGGACACCATGCCGCATAAAGGCATCCGACAGACCATGATGTTCAGCGCCACCTTTCCTAAAGAGATCCAG ATCCTAGCGAGGGATTTCCTGGAGGAGTACATCTTCCTGGCCGTGGGCAGAGTGGGTTCCACCTCGGAGAACATCACTCAGAAAGTGGTGTGGGTGGAGGAGAGCGATAAGAGGTCTTTCCTGCTGGACCTGCTCAGCGCTACGG TCATCCCCAGCGAGGTACAGGACAGTACTGGAGACAACATAGAGAAACCCG GCAAGGACTCGTTGACTCTGGTTTTTGTGGAGACCAAAAAAGGCGCCGACGCCTTGGAGGACTTCCTGTACCGGGAGGGCTACGCCTGCACCAGTATCCATGGCGACCGTTCCCAGAGAGACCGAGAGGAGGCCCTGAACCAGTTCAGATCAGGAAAATGCCCCATTCTGGTGGCGACGGCGGTCAGTACACATAAAATCCTGGTAGATGCACCGAAAACATTGTTTCATGAGAGCGGGAAAACGACACACATGTACCA GTTCGAGCATGGTGGATTTggtggcggaggaggaggaggaaacagccgctgggtggaagAGTCCCGAGATGACGGAGACTGGTCCAAACCGACGCCACGCAACGAACGCCTTGAACA
- the LOC111581532 gene encoding sodium/myo-inositol cotransporter-like, producing the protein MATGATMEAADIVVVAVYFVLVLAVGFLVMWKANRSTVSGYFLAGRSMNWAAVGASLFVSNIGSEHFIGLAGSGAASGYSVAAWEFNALLLLQLLGWVFIPIYIQSGVYTMPEYLSKRYGGRRLKVYFAALSLVLYIFTKLSVDLYAGALFIQESLGWNLYLSIILLIAMTALLTVTGGLVAVIYTDTVQAFLMIAGALCLTGISFFKVGGFEGLRIKYMQAAPNITAILLSSPNLTYYESCHHHLNPKPDALKILRGPRDPDLPWPGFLLGQTPASIWYWCADQVIVQRVLAAKNLAHAKGSTIMAGFLKILPMFIIVIPGMISRIFFADELACISPEHCMEVCGSAAGCSNVAYPRLVMSVMPVGLRGLMMAVMIAALMSDLDSIFNSASTIFTLDIYKMLRRRVSSRELVVVGKLFVVFMVIVSIAWVPVIIEMQGGQMFYYIQEVSDYLTPPVAALFLLGVLWPRCNEMGAFWGGMVGFALGALRLVLAFAYREPLCNEPDERPSFIKEVHFMYVAAILFWVTAVVTVVVSLCMPPPGDEQVRTTTLWGLNKRKTEKEEAESSAEDTLKPLNHTTLNGNGVAGEEKLQLSSTEANHENAQSNSGNTITANGTESHRPAQNGSWTLVPDPRMVEEGGVRGEEGEEEGCFGGGGVESGRCMKLLEWFCGFQEKPSKAQVITAQEKDKIVDELLHEPPAARIILNIGLVVVCSVGIFLFVYFSL; encoded by the exons ATGGCCACCGGTGCCACCATGGAAGCGGCAGACATCGTCGTCGTAGCCGTCTACTTCGTCCTGGTGCTGGCCGTCGGCTTCCTGGTGATGTGGAAGGCCAACCGGAGCACGGTGAGCGGCTACTTCCTCGCCGGTCGTTCCATGAACTGGGCGGCGGTGGGAGCCTCTCTGTTCGTCAGCAACATCGGAAGCGAGCATTTCATCGGGCTGGCTGGGTCCGGTGCTGCCAGCGGGTACAGCGTGGCGGCGTGGGAGTTCAacgctctgctgctgctccagctgttGGGCTGGGTGTTCATCCCCATCTACATCCAGTCTGGAGTCTACACCATGCCAGAGTACCTGTCCAAACGGTACGGAGGGAGGCGGCTCAAAGTGTATTTCGCTGCTTTGTCTCTTGTCCTTTACATCTTCACCAAGCTGTCTGTGGATCTCTACGCCGGAGCCCTGTTCATCCAGGAGTCTTTAGGCTGGAACCTCTACCTGtccatcatcctcctcatcgCCATGACGGCTCTGCTGACGGTCACCGGAGGTCTGGTCGCCGTCATCTACACGGACACGGTCCAAGCGTTCCTCATGATCGCCGGAGCGCTCTGCCTCACCGGCATCAGTTTCTTCAAAGTGGGAGGATTCGAAG GTCTGAGGATAAAGTACATGCAGGCTGCTCCAAACATCACCGCCATCCTGCTGTCTTCACCCAATCTGACGTACTATGAATCATGCCACCACCACCTCAATCCAAAGCCAGATGCTCTGAAGATCCTTCGAGGGCCGAGGGATCCAGACCTGCCATGGCCGGGTTTCTTACTGGGCCAGACTCCTGCTTCTATCTG GTACTGGTGTGCAGATCAAGTGATTGTTCAGCGAGTTTTGGCGGCGAAGAATCTTGCTCATGCCAAAGGATCGACCATCATGGCCGGCTTCCTCAAAATCCTGCCCATGTTTATCATCGTCATCCCAG GGATGATCTCCAGGATCTTCTTTGCGGACGAGTTGGCATGTATCAGTCCAGAGCACTGCATGGAGGTGTGCGGTTCTGCAGCTGGATGCAGCAACGTGGCGTACCCGCGGCTCGTCATGTCGGTGATGCCCGTCGGCCTGCGCGGCCTGATGATGGCTGTCATGATCGCAGCTCTAATGAGCGACCTGGACTCCATCTTCAACTCGGCCAGCACCATATTCACACTGGACATTTACAAGATGCTGCGGAGGCGGGTGTCGTCCAGGGAGCTGGTGGTAGTTGGCAAACTGTTTGTCGTTTTCATGGTGATCGTCAGCATCGCCTGGGTGCCGGTCATCATCGAGATGCAGGGCGGCCAGATGTTCTATTACATCCAAGAGGTGTCAGACTATCTGACTCCCCCCGTAGCGGCTCTCTTCCTGCTTGGCGTCTTGTGGCCTCGCTGCAATGAGATGGGCGCCTTCTGGGGCGGAATGGTGGGGTTTGCCCTCGGAGCGCTGCGTCTGGTTCTGGCGTTTGCTTACCGCGAGCCGCTTTGCAACGAGCCCGATGAGCGGCCGTCTTTCATCAAAGAAGTCCATTTCATGTATGTGGCGGCCATCTTGTTTTGGGTGACGGCTGTGGTGACTGTAGTCGTGAGTCTCTGCATGCCTCCACCCGGAGACGAACAAGTCAGGACCACGACTCTGTGGGGGTTAAACAAGAGGAAGACGGAGAAGGAAGAAGCAGAGAGCTCTGCAGAAGACACTTTGAAGCCTCTAAACCACACAACACTAAATGGAAACGGCGTCGCTGGAGAAGAAAAGCTTCAGCTGAGCAGCACTGAGGCTAATCATGAAAATGCTCAGTCAAACAGTGGGAACACAATCACAGCCAACGGCACTGAAAGCCACCGTCCAGCCCAGAATGGCAGCTGGACACTGGTTCCTGACCCCAGAATGGTCGAAGAAGGTGGAgtgaggggtgaggagggggaagaggagggCTGTTTTGGGGGAGGAGGAGTGGAGAGTGGACGCTGTATGAAGCTTTTAGAGTGGTTTTGTGGCTTCCAGGAGAAACCATCCAAAGCTCAGGTCATCACAGCTCAGGAGAAGGACAAGATCGTGGATGAGCTCCTCCATGAACCTCCGGCAGCCAGAATCATCCTCAACATCGGACTGGTGGTGGTTTGCTCCGTCGGGatctttctctttgtctatTTCTCCTTGTAA